One region of Mesobacillus boroniphilus genomic DNA includes:
- a CDS encoding YjzD family protein translates to MKYFWTLFWTFLLVLMLNYVAGAMIGVGLDLAQSTILAVVATIIILVIPAVLPNGSEEKHGH, encoded by the coding sequence GTGAAATATTTCTGGACTTTATTCTGGACATTCCTCCTGGTTCTAATGCTTAATTACGTGGCTGGCGCGATGATCGGCGTTGGATTGGACTTAGCTCAAAGCACGATCCTTGCTGTTGTGGCAACAATCATTATCCTTGTGATTCCGGCAGTTCTTCCAAATGGCTCTGAAGAAAAGCACGGCCATTAA